The genomic segment AAACGGACAAAGATGGCACCTTTATGCGAATGAAAGAAGATCCTATGAAAAACGGTCAGCTAAAACCAGGATACAATGTTCAAATGGGGACAGAAAATCAATTTATCCTATTCTACTCGATTCATCAACGCCCAACTGACACACGTTGTTTTATTCCACATATGGAAAAGCTCGCCTCTACATCATTACCGATGCCTAAAACCGTCATTGCCGATGCAGGTTACGGAAGCGAAGAAAATTATGTTTATGCGGTAGGAGAAGAAAAAGAGCTACGTTTTGATTTTCTTATTCCTTATGGTTCCTACCTCCATGAACAAACACGTAAATTCAAAAATGATATCAAAAACGCTAAAAACTGGACTTATATGGAACAAGACGATTATTTTATTTGCCCAAATGGAAGGAAGGTTCTCTTTAAAAAATATCAAACCAAAAAAAATCGCTACGGTTATGAACAAAGTTTCAAAATCTATGAATGCGAAGACTGTACAGATTGTCCCTTGAAGGCCCAGTGCACAAAAGCCAAGGGAAATCGGCAAATTCACTGGAATACGATTTTTGAAGAAATGAAAACCAAAGCGAAAACAGCCCTTGAATGTGAAGAGAAGACCGCAATCTACGCTCGACGGAAAATCGAAGTAGAAAGTGCGTTTGGTCATATTAAGGGCAATCGGTCGTTCCGCAGGTTTTCGTTGCGGGGGCTCGATAAGGTTCATGCCGAGTTTGGGATTGTGGCATTGGCCCACAACCTATTGAAAGTAGCGGGCATCCGCCAGCTACTTTCAAAAATAAAACAACAGAATAGAAAAGCAAGAGGAGAAAAACGAGCCTTTTTCTCCTCTTGCCTTATTTTAGGGACTTTTCGGACAGCCCCTGGTAGGAATTTTTAATATTATTAGTCAGCTCATTTAAAATAATTTTTTTCTTTGCCTGAGGTAAATGGCAGCTTAAAATTAGCAAATCAACTAGGTCAGGTTGTTCCTCAGCAATTTCCTGTAAGTAATCCCTGCCAAACTCTTTCATAACAGGTAGCAAACTGCTCATTTTTAATGGAAATCCACATCAATTCTCTTTTTATTTGTTTGAGTTTGTTTAGGCATGATAACTTCTAGTACACCATCCTTATAAGAAGCCTTTATACCTTCCTCAGAAACAGGAGTTGGTAGTGTAATAGCTCTGTGAAAGCTACCTGTGTATCTTTCTCTCCTATGCATATTCTCTTCTTTAATCTCATTAGTTCTGTTAATTGAGCCACTAATTCTCAATACATTATTTTCAATATCAATGTTTACATCTTCTTTACTCTGTAAGCCTGGAATGTCACAAGTTGCTACTACCTCTTTATCTGTTTCATGAACATCCACTCTTATATTCCCCAATTGATTCATTTCATTGTCTAAATGAAAAGGGAAATCATTGAATAATCTGTCAAAATCTCTCCTAATGTTAGTTAATTGTCTAAATGGATCATAAGGTATTAATGCCATTTGTATCATCTCCTTAGTTATTTTTAACAAATATATTTTTCCCATTTACTATGTAATTATTCATTTAAGGGATAAGCTGAGTCAGTTTTAGAAAAGCATCCTATTACAGAAAAAGGAGAGCCTAATTAGCTCTCCTCAGTGTCATTAGTTTTAACCTCATATCCAAAAAGCTGTGACCTTTCTTTAGACCCAAGATGGGATTCTAACTCGAGAAAGCCTCCTTTAGCTGTTATTGAAGACAATGCAGCGAACGTTACTTCTTTATATAAATCCTCATTTGGGGGTAGCGTCAGGAAAATGCGAATTTACAACGCTAAGCCCATTTTCAAGACGATTCCCCCAGTTTTAACAACGTTAAGAAAGTTTCAATGGTCTTAAAGAATCTAACGAGACCATTTTCTCCGAATTAAAATGGTATTCTCCAAGTAAATTAATATGTTCCCAACCTAGAGGTGACATATGGTGCAATAATTCTTCATTAAAACTACCTGACCGTTTTTGATATTCAACTGCCTTTGTTAGATGTAAAGTATTCCAGATACTGATGGCATTGATAATGATGTTTAAGGCACTGGCCCTTTGCAATTGATGCTGTATGGTTCGTTCCCTAAGCTCGCCTTGTTTTCCGAAGAAAATAGCTCTTGCCAGTCCATTCATGGCTTCTCCTTTATTCAATCCTTTTTGTATTTTTCTTCTTAATGATTCATCCGAAATATAATTCAAAATAAAGATCGTTTTTTCTATTCGGCCCATCTCACGTAAGGCTGTAGCCAAGCTGTTTTGTCTTGAATAAGAACCTAATTTCCCCATAATAAGGGATGCTGAAACTGTTCCTTCCCTTATAGAATGAGCTAATCGCAAAACATCCTCATAATTCTCTTTAATGACCTTTGTATTTATTTGTCCACGTAAAATGACTTCTAATTTTGGATACTCACTTGCCTTATCTATTGTAAATAATTTCGAGTCTGATAAATCTCGTATTCTTGGAGCAAATTTAAATCCTAATAAATGGGTCAGTCCGAATATTTGGTCTGTGTAACCAGCCGTGTCTGTATAATGCTCTACTATATTTAGATCCGTCTCATGGTGTAACAAACCATCCAAAACATGAATCGCATCCATTGAATTAGTATGAATAATCTTTGTGTAATAAGAAGAAAATTGATCACTTGTAAAACGATAGATGGTGGCTCCTTTTCTAGTTCCATAATGTGGGTTTGCATCTGCATGTAGCGATGAAACGCCTATCTGCATTCTCATACCATCGGACGAGGATGTTGTACCGTCTCCCCAATAAGAAGACAATTGCAATTTGTGATGAAAATTTACTAATACGGCTTGGGCTTTATTCATTGCATCTTCATACATGCGCCATTGTGATACATTGGCCAATTGCTTATATGTAAGTCCGGGTGTTGCTTCAGCCATTTTGCTTAAACCAATATTCATTCCCATTCCTAAAAGAGCAGCCATAATAATAATTGTTTCTTCTTTATCCGGTTTTCGATTATTGGAAGCATGAATAAATTGCTCATGAAATCCTGTTATATAAGCAATATCCATCAGTAAATCGGTTAATTTTATTCTTGGTAGCATCTGATACAGGCTTGCACTAAATTTTTTTGCTTCTTCTGGAACATCTTTTTCTAAGCGTGCAATTGACAGCTTTCCTTTTTCAAGAGAAACCCCGTCTAACTTGTTGGAATTGGTAGCTAACCACTTTAACCTTTAGGCTGCTGGTTCTCTCCGTCATATAATCCTCGAATGATAAACTAACTGATAATCTTGTATTCTCCTTCGTTTGATTCCATGTATCTTCTGAAAACAAATATTCTTCAAAGTCTCTATATTGTCTGCTGCCAACAATGGAAACATCTCCTGCCCTAACATGCTCCCGAAGTTCTGTTAAAACAGCCATTTCATAGTAATGACGATTGATTGTTGTACCATCATCCTCGTATAAATGCTTTTTCCAACGTTTTGAAATAAAATCCACAGGTGAGTCATTAGGCACTTTTCGCTTTCCGGATTCGTTCATTCCACGGATAATCTCAACAGCTTGTAAAAGTGGTTCATTTGCTTTTGTAGAATGAAATTCCAATACCCTTAATAGCGTTGGCGTATATTTTCTAAGTGAATAAAATCGTTTTTGCAGTAAGTCTAAATAATCATAGTCGGCAGGGCGTGCAAGCTCCTGAGCTTCTTCGACCGAAGAGACAAAAGAATTCCATTCGATAACGGATTCTAAAACCTCAAAAACGTCTAATTTTTCCTTTTTTGCTTTGATTAAAGCTTGTCCGATGTTCGTAAAGTGTATAACTTTCTCATTCAGCTTTTTACCGTTTTGTTTCTGAATTTCCTCTTGAGCCTTACGGCCTTTTGATAACAGACTAAGTATTTGTCTATCATGAATTTCAAAAGCTTTATCCGTTAACTCTTGAGTAAGATGTAATAAATAGACGGTTAATATCGAATATCGCTTATTTTCTTGAAAGTCACGGAATGCATATGGCTCATATCTTGAGCCTAAGCGAGATAGTTGTAACAGGCGATTGCGATGCAAATGACTAATTTGTACCGTTTCTAATTCCATTCCTCGTATGTATTCGAGTCGTTCTATTACTTTTAGAAATGTTTCGGGTGAAGGATGACCCGGCGGTTCCTTTAACCAACCCAATATCGTTTTATTGGATTCGGATGGATGCTGCGAAGTAATGATCTCTTCAAGCTTTCCTTTTTGTTCATTTGTAAGAGATTGACTAACAGTATTAAACAGTTTCTTTTCAGCCATTGCCCTTGCTGTCACTTTAGGAGGTAATTTGCGCTTATTTTAAGTGCTATTTTGCACATCTGTTCATTTACAATCAAGTTGTTGAATCTTAATACTTTAAACACAGATAACACCGTTCTAAATGTAGAACGGTGTTAAAAAATAGTTGTTTAACTTTCTTCATCCTGTACCCATTTATCTCAAAATAAATAACAATAAAGTCGTTTAAAAACAAAGAGTTCTTCCACTATTTCGCCCGATTTGTTGAATAGATTTTTCATTATACATAACAAGAAATAATGCGTAGTAGACACAAGAAGCGCTACTGATCGGCGGCGCTTCGGACACAAAATGTTCAGTAAAAAAACCGACGAGATTGCCGGCTTCTACAAAATTAATGATCATTCATAAAATATAAAAATCAAACTGCATAATTTTGTTCGTCGGCTGAAGCTTGTGTAAATGCACCTTTAAGGGGTACGACCGAGGTACTTGTAAAAAAGGGTCATAGCATGGATTTTTTTTACATTTACAACCCTTTTTACTCTGTAGGGTAGGGTGGGGTCAGAAAAGTGCGGTTGTTGGTAGGATCCTAATAGGGGTAGTGTCATTGTTGCTACTCCTATTAAGGAATACTTAAACTAAATCACAAATTAAAGAAGAAACACATCTTAAAAAATGAGCATTGAACCTTTGCATAATAAGCAAAAGTCCTTTAAAATTTGTTAGCCGGGTAGAAAATGCTATAATGCTCTTATAAAAAAGAATGGATGCAAAATAGTTTAGGTAAGTTCTAAAACGATTTCTTTTATTCTTCGACAAACAGGCCAGATTCGTAATTTCTCAAGAGAATAATACAAGTCGCTGTAGGGGTTTTTGTGTTTTTTCACTTATGATCACTTTGATATACAAGACCTATTTCATCTCTCACTTTATCCAACACTTGTATCGTGGTGTATGAATTTTTATATGAGTTAGTATCAGACTCTGTTTTTCCTCGGTTGATTAATTCAATAAATTCTTTCACTTCGTAATACATAGCTGGATGAGATTGGTCGACTGTTAATTGTTCAACCGTGCCGTCAGTGTAGTGAATTTCTACTTTTTCAGCCGTATGAATCTTATCAATCATGATACTTCCTTTTTCGCCTTGAATTTCGCTTGGTAAATAAGAGTTCGTTATTTTGGAATACATCACAATCGCATCTTTATCATCATATTTTAAGATGACGCTACCTTCACCATCCACACCCGAATCAAGCATAATGCCAGTTGCCTTCACTTCTTTTGGTTCACCAAATAATGTAATAAGTGGATACAAACAATAGACACCAAGGTCCATTAATGAACCGTTCGCAAACTCTGGATTGAAGGCATTAAGGACAATTCCTTCTTTGTATTTATCATAACGAGATGAATACTGACAATAGCTTGCAAAGTATCTACGGATAGGACCAATTTTATGTAAATTATCTTGAATGACCTTGAAGTTTGGAAGTAATGTTGATTTCATTGCTTCCATTAATAGGGCGTTATGATCTTTTGAGGCTTGAATCATCCTCGCTACTTCGGTTGCATTAACAGCCAGTGGCTTTTCACATAACACATGTTTGCCATTTTGCAAAAATAAAATAGCTTGTTCTGCGTGATATGAATTGGGAGTAGCAATGTACACCGCGTCAATTTCTTGACTAACTGCCATTTCTTTTAGGTTTGTAAATATTTTTGTTACTCCATATTTACTTGCAAATTCTTCTGCTCTACTAATCGTGCGAGAATAAACAGCAGTTAGTTTAAAATCTTCTACATCATTTGCTGCTTCAAGTAATCTTTCTGTAATCCAATTAGTACCGATTACGCCGAATCGAACCATTTATTCAACCTCATTCCTTTGTTTTATAAAACGAAGAGTTTTGTTTACTACACTTATGAAGCGTTTTTCATCGCCAATAGGATTTTATTTTCCCATAAAAAAACTTATATAGACATGGGGCCTACCAGTGAAATATTGGTGATAACCCAAATAGGGCTCATACTGTGAGTGATGGCTAAATTCTTGGCTGTGCCCCACCCAATAATGATCTCTGATCCGGCCATAGAAGGGACTGAATCAGAGGCTATTTTTTCTTTCCTGTATGGACTGTGTTATTTGTAATATGCAGTAAAGACCGCAATTCATAAAAGAAATAAATGCGGTCTTTACGATGTTTCCATATTTTTTAAAGTGTACTCTATTCGAGATTGGCATGTTTGCCGTACATTTTAGTAGAGTCTAAGCCTTTTTTTTCCATAAAACGCAAGATCAATGCATCATAAAATAATAACATCGTTTGCTCAAAAAGTGACCCCATTGGTTGTATGGTCTTGTATTCACTTTCAGATTGATCTTTCGGTGATCCAGGCAATTTAATGATAATATCAGCTAATTTTCCAATCGTGGAGTCAGGGGAAATCGTTACAGCTGCGACCGTCCCACCTAAACTTTTTGCTTTTTCAGCGATTGAAACCAAGGTTTTCGTTTCACCTGAACCTGAACCGATGATCAACAAATCACCTTTTTCTAAATTTGCTGTTACAGTTTCACCGACTACATAAGCATCGATCCCCATGTGCATCATTCTCATCACGAAAGATTTGCCCATAAATCCAGATCTGCCCGCACCTGCAACAAAGATTTTTTTGGATTCCAGAATCTTATTAACCAACTTCTCTGCTTCTTCGTCAGAGATTAAGTCGACTGTCCGACTTAATTCTTGAACGACTTCAGCTAAATATTGAGTAGTTTTCATAGTTATAATTAACCTTGTTTAATTAATTCTTGCATTTTAGCTGCAACTGCTTTTTTATCGTCTTTGCTTGTGATACCGCCACCTACGATGACAAGATCTGGTTGTACTTTAATCACATCTGGAAGTGTTTCTAATTTGATTCCGCCTGCAATAGCAGTTTTCGCATTTTTTACAACGCTCTTAATGGTTGCAAGGTCTTCGAAAGAATTTTTTCCTACAGCTTGAAGGTCATAACCTGTGTGAACGCAGATATAATCTACTCCTAGTTCATCCAGTTCTTTCGCACGACCTTCAATGTCTTTAACTGCGATCATATCAGCAAGGATTTGTTTACCTTGTTTTTTTGCTTCTTCTACAGCACCTTTAATGGACTCGTCTTCAGCTGTACCAAGAATGGTGATGATGTCAGCGCCTGCTGCAGATGCTTGGCTAACTTCATATCCAGCTGCATCCATGATTTTAAGGTCAGCTAATACAGTTAAGTTAGGGAAGGCAGCTTTCACTTCCTTTACTGCTTTAAGGCCTTCATTAATCACAACCGGCGTGCCGATTTCTACAACATCTATATGATTTTCTACTTCTTTCACCAATTCAATGGCTCCTGGAATATCTACAAGATCTAATGCTAATTGTAATTTCATTTATTACTCGCTCCTTATATAATAGTATATTGTGCCGTATAGCTTTCTTTTGCACAGTGTTATTGTATCCAATTGATAGCTATTTACTAACGGTATGATACTCAGTATACTGGGTATGTTACTAAATTAAAAGTATGCACTTTTTTATCATATAGTAACAAAAAGTATACTATGGGACATAATAAGGGTTGGAGGTGAAATGAATGCCGAATCTTGGGGAAAAAGTGTTTAATTGTGAAAAAGAATTGACTCTTTCGATTATTGGTGGAAAATGGAAAATGTTGGTATTGTGGCATCTAGGAAAAGAAGGAACCAAACGTTTTGGTGAACTAAAGGCCCTCATGCCGGGTATCACTCAAAGAATGCTTGTTAATCAATTGCGCGAACTTGAAGACCATTTGATTGTTCATCGTGAAGTCTATCCTGTCGTTCCACCAAAAGTTGAATACTCACTCACTGAGTATGGAAGAAGTCTGATGCCTATTCTGGATGCTATGTATGACTGGGGTAAAGATTATATTGAGAATGTATTGGAAAAAGAAACAGAAAACAAATCGTCTATTCAGTAGAAAAAAGTGTTTCTCCTAGGGGTTCGAAAAAGTGTAAAAAAGTTCATATACTAACAAACCACGGTTAGCTATCTTAATAAAGATGCTGTCCGTGTTTTTTTATATCTCTACGTATTTAAAAGGTTGAAAAAACACAACATTTAAACACAACATTTAATAAAAGAATCAGTTACTAAAAAGCCAAGGGCAGCGAATCTTGTATAATCGCTGTCCTTGGCTTTTCACTCTTGGTATTGGATTCAAGTTTATAGTATTATTTTTAACACTATGTTATACCAATGTATCTATATGTTAATAAAGTGCGTACTTTCAAAAATATAACATACGTAATATACTGATTTTGCTCAAGTAATAGCGAGCTTAAAGAATACTACCAAACCTTAAGGGAATACTGCTACAAGCATGGTGAGATGAAGTGAAACTTCATTTAATAATTTATACATGTTGTTGCTTTTTACGAAAGGAGAGATCCGCATGGAAAGGTTCAAAACTAAGCAGCGAAAAGTTTGTGAAAGATGTCTAATCATCACCATAAATAATGAAACCTGTCCAAAATGTGGACATTCTCAATTAAGAGATATCATTATTACCGGACAAGCTGGGAGAAATAAACGAAACTTACATCCAAAAGTAGGATAACGCAATAGCGAAAATCCTTGTTGTTTTGTAGGGAAAACGAAGAAAATCAGACATTTTTCTATTTGAAAATGCTTTGAAAAAGTGGAGGAATGAAAAGTGGATTCTATGACGTTTGTCTTATTTGGGGCAACTGGGGATTTAGCTAAGCGAAAAATCTACCCTGCCTTGTTTAATTTATATTTGAATCAAAAATTACCAGATTCTTTTTTGATCATTGGTGTAGGAATAGACGAAATGTCTGATGTTGATTTTCAAAACCATGTAACAGACTCGCTATACACTTTTTCTAGACACTTGATAAATGATAAATCCGAAAAACAAGAGTTTGTAAAGGCATTTCGTTATTGCCAGTTAGATTTCACGAATGCTGAAGGGTATAAGAAGTTAGTTGAAGTCGTTCAACAAAATGAAAAAGACCAGAGTATTGAAGAGAATCGAATGTTTTATCTTTCTGTTGCTCCTGAATTCTTTGATGTAATTGCTTTGAACATCAAGGAGAGTGGATTAGGCTCGACAAAAGGATGGAAACGATTAATGATCGAAAAACCATTTGGGCGTGATTTAAAATCTGCTCAAGATTTAAATGAAAAACTAAGCAAAGCTTTTGAAGAAGACGAAATTTTCAGGATTGACCATTATCTTGGAAAACCGATGGTTCAAAACCTTGAAGCTTTAGAATTTGCCAACCCTGTGCTGCAATCACTATGGAACAATCGGTATATTGCCAATGTGCAAATAACGGCTAGTGAAACGGTTGGTGTAGAAGAGAGAGCTAGTTATTATGAAAAAGCAGGGGCTATTCGTGATATGGTCCAAAATCATATGATGCAGCTGTTGATGATGACGGCCATGCATCAGCCAAAACAGATGAGCACGAACGATATCCGTACAGTGAAAAGAAAAGTTATGGACTCTCTTCGGCCTGTACAGAAAGATACTGTAGGTATCCACGTTGTTCGTGGTCAATATGGACCGGGGGAAATAAAGGGTAAACCTGTAGTCGGATATTTAGAAGAACCTGGAGTGAATGCTTCTTCCACAAACGATACATTTGTGGCTGCTCGTTTATGGATTGATAGTTCATTCTGGGATGGGGTGCCATTTTATATCCGGACAGGAAAAAGAATGAAGGAAAAG from the Niallia sp. FSL W8-0635 genome contains:
- a CDS encoding IS1182 family transposase, translating into MEKKNNKRQLSPTFKPYNNRQIQAIFDLESFIPAHHVARVIDEMVEAVSDKILFSHYKGGGRSSYHPKMMLKIILFGYSQKIYSCRGIEKLITENIPAMWLAAMQQPDFRTINEFRGVRLNVLIDELFEVMILKLIEENYITMENYFLDGTKIEANANKYTFVWKKSTEKFEAKLKEKIQETLQHIQELTQLEAGMIQGEVLLNEDHTIPTLESVAEKLEEKVETLTEEIEIESCTHIRKEKRKERSTLKKSVKLIRQDFIERLAKYKEQNEIFGERNSYSKTDKDGTFMRMKEDPMKNGQLKPGYNVQMGTENQFILFYSIHQRPTDTRCFIPHMEKLASTSLPMPKTVIADAGYGSEENYVYAVGEEKELRFDFLIPYGSYLHEQTRKFKNDIKNAKNWTYMEQDDYFICPNGRKVLFKKYQTKKNRYGYEQSFKIYECEDCTDCPLKAQCTKAKGNRQIHWNTIFEEMKTKAKTALECEEKTAIYARRKIEVESAFGHIKGNRSFRRFSLRGLDKVHAEFGIVALAHNLLKVAGIRQLLSKIKQQNRKARGEKRAFFSSCLILGTFRTAPGRNF
- a CDS encoding Hsp20/alpha crystallin family protein, with amino-acid sequence MALIPYDPFRQLTNIRRDFDRLFNDFPFHLDNEMNQLGNIRVDVHETDKEVVATCDIPGLQSKEDVNIDIENNVLRISGSINRTNEIKEENMHRRERYTGSFHRAITLPTPVSEEGIKASYKDGVLEVIMPKQTQTNKKRIDVDFH
- a CDS encoding Gfo/Idh/MocA family protein, whose translation is MVRFGVIGTNWITERLLEAANDVEDFKLTAVYSRTISRAEEFASKYGVTKIFTNLKEMAVSQEIDAVYIATPNSYHAEQAILFLQNGKHVLCEKPLAVNATEVARMIQASKDHNALLMEAMKSTLLPNFKVIQDNLHKIGPIRRYFASYCQYSSRYDKYKEGIVLNAFNPEFANGSLMDLGVYCLYPLITLFGEPKEVKATGIMLDSGVDGEGSVILKYDDKDAIVMYSKITNSYLPSEIQGEKGSIMIDKIHTAEKVEIHYTDGTVEQLTVDQSHPAMYYEVKEFIELINRGKTESDTNSYKNSYTTIQVLDKVRDEIGLVYQSDHK
- the hxlB gene encoding 6-phospho-3-hexuloisomerase is translated as MKTTQYLAEVVQELSRTVDLISDEEAEKLVNKILESKKIFVAGAGRSGFMGKSFVMRMMHMGIDAYVVGETVTANLEKGDLLIIGSGSGETKTLVSIAEKAKSLGGTVAAVTISPDSTIGKLADIIIKLPGSPKDQSESEYKTIQPMGSLFEQTMLLFYDALILRFMEKKGLDSTKMYGKHANLE
- the hxlA gene encoding 3-hexulose-6-phosphate synthase, which gives rise to MKLQLALDLVDIPGAIELVKEVENHIDVVEIGTPVVINEGLKAVKEVKAAFPNLTVLADLKIMDAAGYEVSQASAAGADIITILGTAEDESIKGAVEEAKKQGKQILADMIAVKDIEGRAKELDELGVDYICVHTGYDLQAVGKNSFEDLATIKSVVKNAKTAIAGGIKLETLPDVIKVQPDLVIVGGGITSKDDKKAVAAKMQELIKQG
- a CDS encoding winged helix-turn-helix transcriptional regulator; the protein is MPNLGEKVFNCEKELTLSIIGGKWKMLVLWHLGKEGTKRFGELKALMPGITQRMLVNQLRELEDHLIVHREVYPVVPPKVEYSLTEYGRSLMPILDAMYDWGKDYIENVLEKETENKSSIQ
- the zwf gene encoding glucose-6-phosphate dehydrogenase, encoding MDSMTFVLFGATGDLAKRKIYPALFNLYLNQKLPDSFLIIGVGIDEMSDVDFQNHVTDSLYTFSRHLINDKSEKQEFVKAFRYCQLDFTNAEGYKKLVEVVQQNEKDQSIEENRMFYLSVAPEFFDVIALNIKESGLGSTKGWKRLMIEKPFGRDLKSAQDLNEKLSKAFEEDEIFRIDHYLGKPMVQNLEALEFANPVLQSLWNNRYIANVQITASETVGVEERASYYEKAGAIRDMVQNHMMQLLMMTAMHQPKQMSTNDIRTVKRKVMDSLRPVQKDTVGIHVVRGQYGPGEIKGKPVVGYLEEPGVNASSTNDTFVAARLWIDSSFWDGVPFYIRTGKRMKEKSTRIVIEFKNPTKNVYTNENQFAEPNLLVIKVSPNEGVSMQLNSKNLTNGNLEPIIVDFSASTKDIPEAYELLIFDALRGDSTFFAHWDEVELSWKWVQPVLEAFEENALPLHLYQAGSMGPQAASQLLEEDGFKWWETRGGV